Proteins found in one Canis aureus isolate CA01 chromosome 19, VMU_Caureus_v.1.0, whole genome shotgun sequence genomic segment:
- the LOC144289322 gene encoding olfactory receptor 7C1-like → MELRNHSGLPVFLLLGFSEKPEIQSVLFGLFLSLYLVTVFGNLLIILAISSDSHLHTPMYFFLSNLSFSDICFTSTTIPKMLLSIQTQNKVITYAGCITQMYFFTVFGLLDNLLLTAMAYDRFVAVCHPLHYTVIMNPQLCAQLLALTWLISVLGALPESLTMLRLSFCAVVEIPHYFCELPEVLKLACSNTFTNNVVLYIVTGVMGFFPLAGILFSYSRIVSSVLKISTVGGKYKAFSTCGSHLSVVFLFYGTCLGVYLSSTWTHASETGMFASVLYTVVTPMMNPFIYSLRNRDMKRALRKLLCSMSSSQ, encoded by the coding sequence ATGGAATTGAGAAACCACTCAGGGCTTCCAGTGTTTCTCCTCCTGGGATTTTCTGAGAAGCCAGAAATTCAGTCTGTTCTCTTTGGGCTGTTCCTGTCTTTGTACCTGGTCACTGTCTTTGGGAACCTGCTCATCATCCTGGCCATCAGCTCAGACTCCCACCTCCACACCCCTATGTACTTTTTCCTCTCCAACCTGTCCTTTTCAGATATCTGTTTCACCTCAACCACCATCCCAAAAATGTTGCTGAGCATCCAGACTCAGAACAAAGTCATTACCTATGCAGGCTGCATCACACAGATGTATTTTTTCACAGTTTTTGGACTTTTGGACAATTTACTTCTGACTGCAATGGCCTATGACCGTTTTGTGGCTGTCTGTCATCCCCTGCACTACACAGTCATCATGAATCCTCAGCTCTGTGCCCAGTTACTCGCCCTGACCTGGCTCATCAGTGTTCTGGGGGCCCTTCCTGAGAGTTTAACCATGTTGCGACTCTCTTTCTGTGCAGTCGTTGAAATCCCACACTATTTCTGTGAACTCCCTGAAGTCCTAAAGCTTGCCTGCTCTAATACCTTCACCAATAATGTCGTATTATATATTGTGACAGGCGTTATGGGCTTTTTTCCTCTCGCTGGGATCCTTTTCTCTTATTCTCGAATTGTCTCTTCTGTATTGAAGATCTCAACAGTGGGAGGAAAGTATAAAGCATTCTCCACCTGTGGGTCTCACCTCTCCGTGGTCTTCTTATTCTACGGAACCTGTCTGGGGGTCTACCTCAGTTCCACCTGGACACATGCCTCTGAGACAGGGATGTTCGCCTCAGTCCTGTATACCGTGGTCACTCCCATGATGAACCCCTTCATCTACAGCCTGAGGAACAGAGACATGAAGAGGGCTCTGAGAAAGCTTCTCTGTAGCATGTCATCCTCCCAATGA